From the genome of Tautonia marina, one region includes:
- a CDS encoding glycosyltransferase has product MSLVQSQTWLAESPASTEEMALVVADAGWHTTANLFRAIDRPNVSSLLLQCCDVANARTKGIPIWRWWGSRPEPIGPKQWSQQLVLPPGWMKRYPKIGMKPIQRAIDRWRRSLPFDGPLALVMTYPHYRYLRDLVRPDLQVYLNLDDYALYWPAQADEVRALERQLVAEVDLTACVAQARAEFLRSVVPEAAARIRHVPHGTPEAFLSQEVTGKAGPAPSDLDHLPRPLLGYVGGLEDRVDWPLLIRVAEEFPEASIVLIGKEPKDESGGWYESARRCLALPNVHAVGFRPQERLGEYLRSFDACLIPYRVDHPFNQVCCPTKIMDFMGSGRPIVATNLPECRLYSGVIDVATDTDDFLGAIASLSFLQFDDGREWRRLELARTNSCRRVVGRLLDALRPNLAEPIGIRPRSAGLAT; this is encoded by the coding sequence ATGTCGCTCGTCCAATCGCAAACCTGGCTGGCCGAGTCGCCGGCCTCGACCGAGGAGATGGCGCTGGTCGTGGCCGATGCCGGGTGGCACACGACGGCTAACCTGTTCCGGGCGATCGACCGGCCCAACGTCTCCTCGCTCCTGCTCCAGTGCTGCGACGTGGCTAACGCCAGGACCAAGGGGATTCCCATCTGGCGATGGTGGGGGAGTCGGCCCGAGCCGATCGGTCCGAAGCAGTGGAGCCAGCAACTGGTGCTGCCGCCGGGGTGGATGAAGCGGTATCCGAAGATCGGGATGAAGCCGATTCAACGGGCGATCGACCGCTGGAGACGATCGCTGCCCTTCGACGGTCCGCTCGCGCTGGTGATGACCTATCCGCATTACCGATACCTCCGCGACCTGGTGCGGCCCGACCTGCAGGTCTACCTGAACCTGGATGACTACGCCCTCTACTGGCCAGCCCAGGCCGACGAGGTCAGGGCGTTGGAGCGACAACTGGTGGCCGAGGTCGATTTGACCGCCTGTGTCGCTCAGGCGAGGGCCGAGTTCCTCCGGTCGGTCGTGCCCGAGGCGGCGGCCCGCATCCGGCATGTGCCGCACGGGACGCCCGAGGCCTTCCTGTCGCAGGAGGTGACGGGCAAGGCCGGTCCAGCGCCGAGCGATCTGGACCACCTGCCGCGCCCGTTGCTCGGGTATGTCGGCGGGTTGGAGGACCGGGTGGACTGGCCGTTGCTCATCCGGGTGGCGGAGGAGTTCCCCGAAGCGTCGATTGTCCTGATTGGGAAAGAGCCGAAGGATGAGTCAGGCGGTTGGTACGAGTCGGCCCGGCGCTGTCTGGCGTTGCCGAACGTCCATGCGGTGGGATTTCGGCCTCAGGAGCGGCTTGGCGAGTACCTCAGGAGCTTCGATGCCTGCCTGATTCCGTATCGGGTGGATCATCCGTTCAATCAGGTCTGCTGCCCGACAAAGATCATGGACTTCATGGGGAGTGGGCGGCCGATCGTGGCGACCAATTTGCCGGAGTGCCGGCTGTATTCCGGGGTGATCGACGTGGCGACCGACACGGACGACTTCCTCGGCGCGATTGCCTCGCTCAGTTTCCTCCAGTTCGACGACGGCCGGGAGTGGCGGCGGCTGGAACTGGCCCGGACCAACTCGTGCCGCCGGGTGGTCGGCCGCCTGCTCGATGCCCTTCGACCGAACCTCGCCGAACCGATCGGGATACGCCCGCGATCGGCCGGGCTGGCCACTTGA
- a CDS encoding MFS transporter, whose protein sequence is MEYGTLLLFAQEANLAEAPDFLTRVALEFKQLLTVWGDPKYWPLMVLFFLEFAIWGAWIVVLGNYLNAKGFSRPIIGRIYGTMPLGAIFSPLIVATVADKYFNTEIVIGASHLIGAVLLIVLAQMKRPATFFWVALVYALVYSPTLSLVNAVAFTHLPNQNLFPYIRVFGTVGWIAAGLSLKLLLKPDRPVDNKPLLLAGGLSLVLGIYTLLQVPETVPQVDPNAGMLPIVKALRILVEPSAAIFFGVTLIVSMAMGIYFAFAALFIEQQSGVRSQNVGPIMTLGQAVEVFFMLALPLVINDLGIQAVLLMGVAAWSLRFGFFSVAGRGKYFPLVLLGVALHGLCFDFFFAAGFIHVENLADESIRASGQALYGVVVYGLGMYLGTEMAGWLNQRYTKEEAPAIAGEPPVRTTDWRKFWLIPFVAVTLAMLAFIASMYLVAEPAQPEIDPDAEPAAVVEGEVETDIIAVEPAVEESPVEVEETP, encoded by the coding sequence ATGGAATACGGCACGTTGCTTCTGTTTGCCCAGGAGGCGAACCTCGCAGAAGCCCCGGACTTCTTGACCAGAGTTGCTCTGGAATTCAAGCAATTGTTGACGGTCTGGGGCGATCCGAAATACTGGCCCTTGATGGTCCTGTTCTTCCTGGAGTTTGCGATCTGGGGAGCCTGGATCGTGGTACTGGGGAACTACCTGAATGCGAAGGGGTTCTCTCGGCCCATCATCGGCCGGATTTACGGGACGATGCCGCTGGGGGCGATCTTCTCGCCCTTGATTGTGGCGACGGTCGCCGACAAGTACTTCAACACGGAAATTGTCATCGGGGCATCGCATCTGATTGGCGCGGTCCTGTTGATCGTGCTGGCCCAGATGAAGCGGCCGGCGACCTTCTTCTGGGTTGCCCTGGTTTATGCGTTGGTCTATTCGCCGACGCTCTCGCTGGTCAATGCGGTCGCGTTCACGCACCTGCCGAATCAGAACCTGTTTCCGTACATCCGGGTGTTCGGCACAGTCGGTTGGATTGCCGCCGGGCTGTCGCTGAAGCTGCTGCTGAAGCCGGATCGGCCGGTCGATAACAAGCCGCTCTTGCTGGCGGGAGGGCTCTCGCTGGTCCTTGGGATCTACACGCTCTTGCAGGTGCCGGAGACGGTCCCGCAGGTCGACCCCAATGCCGGGATGTTGCCGATCGTCAAGGCCCTGCGGATTCTCGTCGAGCCGAGCGCGGCGATCTTCTTCGGCGTGACGTTGATTGTCTCGATGGCGATGGGCATTTACTTCGCCTTCGCGGCCCTGTTCATTGAGCAGCAGTCGGGCGTTCGATCGCAGAACGTCGGGCCGATCATGACGCTTGGCCAGGCGGTCGAGGTCTTCTTCATGCTGGCCCTTCCCCTGGTGATCAATGACCTCGGCATCCAGGCGGTGCTGTTGATGGGGGTGGCGGCCTGGTCGTTGCGGTTCGGGTTCTTCTCGGTGGCGGGTCGTGGGAAGTACTTCCCGCTCGTGCTGCTGGGGGTGGCCTTGCATGGGCTCTGCTTCGACTTCTTCTTCGCGGCCGGGTTTATCCACGTCGAGAACCTCGCCGATGAATCGATCCGGGCGAGCGGGCAGGCCCTCTACGGAGTGGTGGTCTACGGGCTCGGCATGTACCTCGGTACTGAAATGGCCGGTTGGCTGAACCAGCGGTACACAAAGGAAGAGGCCCCGGCGATTGCGGGAGAGCCTCCGGTTCGTACGACCGACTGGCGGAAGTTCTGGTTAATTCCCTTTGTCGCCGTCACGCTGGCGATGCTGGCCTTCATCGCCTCGATGTATCTCGTCGCCGAGCCGGCACAGCCGGAGATCGACCCCGACGCCGAGCCGGCCGCCGTCGTCGAGGGGGAGGTTGAGACGGACATCATCGCGGTCGAGCCGGCCGTCGAGGAAAGCCCGGTCGAGGTCGAGGAGACGCCCTGA
- a CDS encoding pyridoxamine 5'-phosphate oxidase family protein, producing the protein MSRPAPEPIDPDRLPELAQAVMLAAKFPMLATLDGNQPRLRPVSPVRTDGFTVYVANLRDYHKTAEIAANPHVELCYLDPRHDQVRITGVAEVLDDRPLLEQIWNENPLLRNYLGSIDNPALIIYRIRPDRVRFMREWALDYHEVPFDHA; encoded by the coding sequence ATGTCTCGTCCCGCCCCCGAGCCGATCGACCCCGATCGCCTGCCCGAGCTGGCCCAGGCGGTCATGCTGGCCGCGAAGTTTCCCATGCTCGCCACCCTCGATGGCAACCAACCCCGGCTCCGGCCCGTCTCTCCGGTCCGGACCGACGGCTTCACGGTCTACGTCGCCAACCTCCGCGACTATCACAAGACCGCCGAAATCGCCGCCAACCCCCACGTCGAGCTTTGCTATCTCGACCCCCGCCACGATCAGGTCCGCATCACCGGCGTGGCCGAGGTCCTCGACGACCGCCCCCTGCTCGAACAGATCTGGAACGAAAACCCGCTGCTCCGCAACTACCTCGGCTCGATCGACAACCCCGCTCTGATCATCTACCGCATCCGACCCGACCGCGTTCGCTTCATGCGCGAATGGGCCCTCGATTACCACGAGGTTCCCTTCGACCACGCCTGA
- a CDS encoding sulfatase family protein, producing the protein MTVLVSLTTSDCGSIAVASDAAKADRPNIVFIFSDDHAYQAVSAYGSTINQTPHIDRLANEGMRFDACLVTNSICGPSRATILTGKYSHLNGFYQNGDRFDGSQTTVPKLLQEAGYQTALFGKWHLASDPTGFDTWHILPGQGAYYNPPMIRNGERVKHEGYTTDIITDLTLDWLKNDRDSDRPFLLMTQHKAPHRNWQPGPNHLNAYKDAPIAEPPTLFDDYQGRGTPARTQDMTIRDTLTPNDLKFTIPNNLTDDQLALWNDAYAAENAEFERLGLSGDDLVRWKYQRYIKDYLRCIDSVDENVGRLLDYLDESGLAENTIVIYASDQGFYLGEHGWFDKRWMYEESLRTPFLVRWPGVVEPGSTNDRLVSNLDFAETFLDVAGVPIPDAMQGRSLVPLLKGETPDDWRSSFYYHYYEFPAEHSVQRHYGVRTDRYKLIHFYSLGEWEMYDLLRDPHELRSCYDDPQYTEVREELTAELARLREELAVPDDLRPNDVRRPIETNP; encoded by the coding sequence ATGACCGTTCTGGTCTCGCTCACGACGAGTGATTGTGGGTCGATTGCCGTTGCGAGCGACGCGGCGAAGGCCGACCGCCCGAACATCGTCTTCATCTTCTCTGACGACCACGCTTATCAAGCGGTCAGTGCCTACGGATCGACGATCAACCAAACCCCTCATATCGACCGCCTGGCCAACGAAGGCATGCGCTTTGATGCCTGCCTGGTCACGAACTCGATTTGCGGTCCCAGCCGAGCGACCATTCTGACAGGAAAATATAGTCATCTGAACGGATTCTATCAGAATGGCGACCGCTTTGACGGCTCGCAAACGACCGTTCCAAAGCTGTTGCAGGAGGCCGGCTATCAAACAGCCCTGTTCGGGAAGTGGCACCTGGCCTCCGACCCGACCGGCTTCGACACCTGGCACATTCTGCCGGGGCAGGGGGCCTATTATAATCCTCCGATGATCCGCAATGGCGAGCGCGTGAAGCACGAAGGCTACACGACCGACATCATCACCGACCTGACCCTTGATTGGCTGAAGAACGACCGCGACTCCGATCGACCCTTTCTGCTCATGACGCAGCACAAGGCCCCGCACCGGAACTGGCAGCCCGGGCCGAACCATCTCAATGCCTACAAGGACGCCCCGATCGCCGAGCCGCCGACTCTGTTCGATGACTACCAGGGACGTGGCACCCCGGCTCGGACGCAGGACATGACGATCCGGGACACCCTGACCCCGAACGACCTGAAGTTCACCATTCCGAACAACCTGACCGACGACCAGCTCGCGCTTTGGAACGACGCCTACGCGGCCGAGAACGCCGAGTTCGAACGGCTCGGCCTCTCGGGAGACGACCTGGTGCGCTGGAAGTACCAGCGTTACATCAAAGATTACCTCCGTTGCATCGACTCGGTCGATGAGAATGTCGGCCGGTTGCTCGACTACCTCGACGAGTCGGGGCTTGCCGAGAATACGATCGTCATTTATGCGTCGGACCAGGGATTCTATCTGGGCGAGCATGGCTGGTTCGACAAGCGATGGATGTACGAGGAGTCGCTTCGCACCCCGTTCCTCGTCCGATGGCCGGGAGTGGTCGAACCGGGATCGACGAACGATCGCCTCGTCTCGAACCTCGACTTCGCCGAGACGTTCCTTGATGTCGCCGGTGTCCCGATTCCCGACGCGATGCAAGGGCGAAGCCTCGTCCCGCTGCTCAAGGGCGAGACACCCGACGACTGGCGGTCGAGCTTCTACTACCACTATTACGAGTTCCCCGCGGAACATTCCGTCCAGCGGCATTACGGGGTGCGGACGGATCGATACAAGCTGATTCATTTCTACAGCCTCGGCGAGTGGGAGATGTACGATCTCCTCCGCGATCCGCACGAGCTTCGGAGCTGCTACGATGACCCGCAATATACTGAGGTTCGCGAGGAGTTGACGGCCGAGCTTGCCCGGCTCCGCGAGGAGCTGGCCGTGCCGGACGACCTGCGACCCAACGACGTGCGGCGACCCATCGAGACCAATCCCTAA
- a CDS encoding metallophosphoesterase family protein, producing MPQLGLISDIHGDPIALELAWAHLTLLGADSIVCAGDLVGYGPFPDRVVAFLHEHQIPSVRGNHDRWAIERPPHEPDEFGGGSPSPETRVLLDRLEPSLVFDRSGRVIVVVHGSPRGDMDFITPRTHPPSILDGYLSSLDADIIIHGHTHQPMCYRSAQKLIVNPGSLVSMPVVKTSRTFALLDLDSLDVRFFDVESGQPVAVEPWPGSEEPPTAPSRFTS from the coding sequence ATGCCCCAGCTCGGCCTGATCTCCGACATCCACGGCGACCCCATCGCCCTCGAACTGGCCTGGGCGCACCTGACCCTCCTGGGAGCCGATTCGATCGTCTGCGCCGGCGACCTCGTCGGCTACGGCCCGTTCCCCGATCGCGTCGTCGCCTTCCTCCACGAGCACCAGATTCCCTCCGTCCGAGGCAATCACGACCGCTGGGCCATCGAGCGCCCTCCTCACGAGCCCGATGAATTCGGCGGTGGCTCTCCGTCTCCCGAAACCCGAGTCTTGCTCGACCGCCTGGAGCCCAGCCTCGTTTTCGATCGCTCCGGGCGCGTCATTGTCGTCGTCCACGGCTCCCCTCGTGGAGACATGGACTTCATCACCCCCAGAACTCACCCCCCGTCGATCCTCGACGGCTATCTTTCCTCGCTGGATGCCGACATCATCATCCACGGCCATACCCATCAGCCCATGTGCTACCGATCGGCCCAAAAGCTCATCGTCAACCCCGGCTCGCTCGTCTCGATGCCCGTGGTCAAGACCTCGCGCACCTTTGCCCTGCTCGACCTCGACTCCCTCGATGTCCGATTCTTCGATGTCGAGTCCGGCCAGCCCGTGGCCGTCGAGCCCTGGCCAGGATCGGAGGAACCACCCACCGCTCCCTCTCGGTTCACCTCGTAA
- the ispH gene encoding 4-hydroxy-3-methylbut-2-enyl diphosphate reductase, translating into MKIILANPRGFCAGVNMAIESLERSLDLFGAPLYVYHEIVHNKHVVERFKDRGVVFVETLAEVPEGSPVLYSAHGVSPQIRQESQARNLRAIDATCPLVTKVHLEAVKYAKLGYTIVLIGHEGHDEVIGTMGEAPEQMILVESVEDVEKLDINPEKIAYLTQTTLSVDDANVIISALRKKFPQIANPPKDDICYATQNRQDAVRKLASKADLVLVLGSQNSSNSLRLAEISTTMGVPGHLIDGAAEIQDDWFEGVETVLITAGASAPEDVVQECITYLQDRYGATMTEETIRDEDVTFPLPKTLRQLLPESALKVVR; encoded by the coding sequence ATGAAGATCATCCTGGCCAATCCCCGCGGATTCTGCGCGGGCGTGAACATGGCCATCGAGAGCCTGGAGCGATCCCTGGACCTGTTCGGGGCACCGCTGTACGTCTACCACGAGATTGTGCACAACAAGCATGTGGTCGAGCGGTTCAAGGACCGCGGCGTGGTGTTTGTGGAGACGCTGGCAGAGGTTCCCGAAGGCTCACCGGTCCTGTACAGCGCGCATGGCGTTTCGCCGCAGATTCGGCAGGAATCGCAGGCGAGGAACTTGCGGGCGATCGACGCGACCTGCCCCCTGGTGACGAAGGTGCATCTGGAGGCGGTGAAGTACGCGAAGCTCGGCTACACAATCGTCCTGATCGGCCACGAAGGGCACGACGAGGTCATCGGCACGATGGGGGAAGCCCCCGAGCAGATGATTCTGGTGGAGTCGGTCGAGGATGTGGAGAAGCTCGACATCAACCCGGAAAAGATCGCGTACCTGACGCAGACGACCCTGAGTGTCGATGACGCGAACGTGATCATCAGCGCCCTGCGGAAGAAGTTTCCTCAGATCGCCAATCCTCCGAAAGACGACATCTGCTACGCGACCCAGAACCGCCAGGACGCGGTGCGGAAACTGGCCTCGAAGGCGGATCTGGTGCTGGTACTTGGCAGCCAGAACAGCTCGAATAGCCTGCGGTTGGCGGAGATTTCGACGACGATGGGGGTGCCCGGCCACCTGATCGACGGCGCGGCCGAGATCCAGGACGATTGGTTCGAGGGGGTCGAGACCGTCCTGATCACCGCCGGGGCGAGCGCTCCGGAAGACGTCGTGCAGGAGTGCATCACCTACCTGCAAGACCGCTACGGGGCGACGATGACCGAGGAAACGATCCGGGACGAGGACGTGACCTTCCCGTTGCCGAAGACCCTGCGGCAACTACTGCCGGAATCGGCCTTGAAAGTCGTTCGCTGA
- a CDS encoding tyrosine-type recombinase/integrase: MASLGRKGDLYVARFRHDGKEFKKSLRTTRLADARAAMHGVERILHGLTTGLIRVPDGVDPGDFIVSGGTVEAPHRARRRAPSVQALFEEYLGSQTHKAPSSLYTERIHLRNLIKHLGPRSEAPVDRIAHRDLERFLQVRLRERSSSTVHKERDTIVQFFRWVTAQGHLDSSPASGLTPIKEELELPPFRTTGEIEAILRRGGLSPEEQGKIWDCLFLAPSEIAELLALIRERARDDFGYLLHAVPAYTGMRRGEVLRLRWTDVEFDSGSLIARSRKQSRRAVESTRRIDLHPELRDELLAWRDRRPRGQFVISEAEALEVLSSDRANRAFWQPMRGTSWCLDSRRNWFKIGFHTYRHSFASNLAARGVDQRIIDEFMGHQTEAMRKRYRH; the protein is encoded by the coding sequence ATGGCCAGTCTCGGCCGGAAAGGTGACCTGTACGTCGCCCGTTTTCGCCATGACGGCAAAGAATTTAAGAAGTCGCTCCGGACCACCCGGCTGGCCGATGCTCGTGCGGCCATGCATGGCGTCGAGCGCATCCTGCACGGGCTGACGACCGGGCTGATCCGGGTCCCCGACGGGGTGGACCCCGGGGATTTCATCGTCAGCGGAGGCACCGTCGAGGCACCCCACCGAGCCCGAAGGCGCGCACCGAGCGTGCAAGCACTGTTTGAGGAGTACCTCGGTTCCCAGACCCACAAGGCACCGTCAAGTCTCTACACCGAGAGGATCCATCTCCGGAACCTGATCAAGCACCTCGGCCCTCGTTCCGAGGCCCCGGTCGATCGGATCGCCCACCGGGACCTTGAACGATTTCTCCAGGTCCGGCTGAGAGAGCGTTCGTCGAGCACCGTTCACAAGGAACGGGACACGATCGTCCAGTTCTTCCGGTGGGTCACCGCCCAGGGGCACCTCGACAGCTCCCCGGCCTCGGGCCTGACCCCGATCAAGGAGGAACTGGAACTCCCCCCCTTCCGGACGACCGGGGAGATCGAGGCGATCCTCCGGCGCGGGGGGCTGTCTCCCGAGGAACAGGGCAAGATCTGGGACTGCTTATTCCTGGCCCCTTCCGAGATTGCGGAATTGCTGGCCTTGATCCGCGAGCGGGCCCGCGACGACTTCGGCTATCTGCTGCATGCCGTGCCGGCCTACACCGGCATGCGACGCGGCGAGGTCCTCCGGTTGCGCTGGACCGACGTCGAGTTCGACAGCGGCTCGCTCATCGCCCGCAGCCGCAAGCAGTCGCGCCGGGCGGTCGAGTCGACCCGGCGGATTGACCTTCATCCGGAACTCCGCGACGAGCTGCTCGCCTGGCGCGACCGCCGACCGCGAGGCCAGTTCGTCATCTCCGAGGCCGAAGCGCTCGAAGTCCTGTCCAGCGACCGGGCCAACCGGGCCTTCTGGCAGCCGATGCGCGGCACGTCGTGGTGCCTCGACAGCCGGAGGAACTGGTTCAAGATCGGCTTTCATACGTATCGACATAGTTTTGCAAGCAACCTCGCTGCCCGAGGCGTGGACCAGCGGATCATCGATGAGTTCATGGGGCACCAGACCGAGGCGATGCGCAAGCGCTATCGCCATC
- a CDS encoding DUF1573 domain-containing protein, with amino-acid sequence MVCAEVARSAASGFLVSAWDESPGGLMQGARDRVASGRRRMVGIVSVFFFGLLIVSGTESPLRGQSTSEWVEAVFPERSHNFGTVAKGSVLRQHFKIMNRTNREVRISGWKPMCGCTDVNLGAQAIPPGAQTTLEVVFDTTKFSGYKATGLTLYLDQPSTRTVDYSLTAFIQDEIEVSPGVLDFGDLKRGATAEKVVTLRYRGNQKDWRVIDMRHANSSLTAELQEVPRSGKDGVEYRLVARLDPNRLRNGNFRDQVTLVTNDEQRKTIPLSVVARVSSEVALSPAVLNLGSVRAGQRVERTVLLRGSTPFRVMETKAVEGAIAVSGEAADTSRPLHQIKVAIETPPSTTGAYHAILEIETDHPDEPPVRLTAFATVVP; translated from the coding sequence ATGGTCTGCGCCGAGGTCGCTCGGAGCGCGGCCTCGGGGTTTTTGGTTTCCGCGTGGGACGAATCGCCAGGAGGGCTTATGCAAGGGGCACGCGATCGCGTCGCCTCGGGGCGACGCCGGATGGTCGGGATCGTCTCGGTGTTCTTCTTCGGGCTGCTCATTGTCTCGGGCACCGAGTCCCCGCTGCGGGGCCAGTCGACCAGTGAGTGGGTTGAGGCCGTTTTCCCCGAGCGAAGCCACAACTTCGGGACCGTGGCCAAGGGTTCGGTGCTTCGACAGCACTTCAAGATCATGAACCGGACGAACCGCGAGGTCCGCATCTCGGGATGGAAACCGATGTGCGGTTGCACGGATGTGAACCTCGGGGCCCAGGCGATTCCTCCGGGGGCTCAGACCACGCTGGAGGTCGTCTTCGACACCACCAAGTTCTCCGGCTACAAGGCCACGGGGTTAACCCTCTACCTCGATCAGCCCAGCACTCGCACGGTCGACTATTCGCTGACGGCCTTCATCCAGGATGAGATCGAGGTCAGTCCCGGGGTGCTCGACTTCGGTGACCTGAAGCGCGGGGCGACGGCGGAAAAGGTTGTCACGTTGCGATACCGAGGCAACCAGAAGGACTGGCGCGTGATCGACATGAGGCACGCGAACTCGTCCTTGACGGCGGAACTGCAGGAGGTACCCCGATCGGGCAAGGACGGCGTCGAGTATCGCCTGGTGGCGCGGCTCGATCCGAATCGGCTCCGCAACGGCAACTTCCGGGATCAGGTCACGCTGGTCACCAACGACGAGCAGCGGAAGACGATCCCGCTGTCAGTCGTGGCCCGGGTCTCGTCGGAGGTGGCCCTTTCGCCGGCGGTCCTGAACCTCGGTTCGGTGCGAGCGGGCCAGCGGGTCGAGCGGACGGTCTTGCTCCGAGGGTCCACCCCCTTCCGGGTGATGGAGACCAAGGCGGTCGAGGGAGCGATTGCCGTCTCAGGAGAGGCGGCTGATACGAGCCGCCCGTTGCATCAGATCAAGGTGGCGATCGAGACGCCTCCTTCCACGACCGGGGCGTATCATGCGATCCTGGAGATTGAGACCGATCATCCCGACGAGCCGCCAGTGCGCTTGACTGCCTTCGCGACGGTCGTCCCCTGA
- a CDS encoding DUF4097 family beta strand repeat-containing protein: MARSPENLRDGIRFLDETPEPVEPTPPQASGGKRKKKEWPVGLIAFLAVVTGGIVWKMAQDDEIAVREVYEERFEVDDAPRIEVDAIQGSVRVRRGSDGMVVCRVETEGRGMTPGEAGRSLGILKPVMRSTGDGVSIRIGGMESRGPISGGVAIRLEVPADAQVRVMTDQGSIRVSKVRGSIAARSGLGKIEVEGASGPLVLDSKNGSIEVEAEQSLVLASTSNGSIEFEGSLAEGTSRFRTSNGSVSLELPENQALIVDAKAGNGRVSSDFPIGRVRSESGVIPVGFDPQALGIAGVEIRTGNGSIRVEKEED; the protein is encoded by the coding sequence ATGGCCAGATCGCCGGAGAATTTGAGGGACGGGATCCGATTTCTGGATGAAACACCCGAGCCGGTCGAGCCGACGCCGCCGCAAGCCTCGGGAGGCAAGCGCAAGAAGAAGGAATGGCCGGTGGGGCTGATCGCCTTTCTCGCGGTCGTGACGGGCGGCATCGTGTGGAAGATGGCGCAGGACGACGAGATCGCGGTGCGGGAGGTGTATGAGGAACGCTTCGAGGTCGACGACGCGCCGAGGATCGAAGTCGACGCGATTCAGGGGTCGGTGCGAGTCCGGAGAGGATCGGACGGGATGGTGGTCTGCCGGGTGGAAACCGAGGGGCGAGGGATGACACCGGGCGAGGCGGGCCGGTCGCTCGGGATACTCAAGCCGGTGATGCGATCGACGGGAGATGGCGTGTCGATCCGGATCGGGGGGATGGAGTCACGCGGGCCGATCTCGGGAGGAGTGGCGATTCGCCTGGAGGTGCCGGCCGACGCTCAGGTGCGGGTGATGACCGACCAGGGCTCGATCCGCGTGTCGAAGGTGCGAGGTTCGATCGCCGCCCGGTCGGGGCTGGGGAAAATCGAGGTGGAGGGAGCGTCGGGGCCGCTGGTCCTGGATTCGAAGAACGGCTCGATCGAGGTCGAGGCTGAGCAATCGCTGGTGCTGGCCAGCACGTCGAACGGCTCGATCGAGTTTGAAGGATCGCTGGCGGAGGGGACCTCGCGGTTTCGGACGAGCAACGGGTCGGTGTCACTGGAATTGCCGGAAAATCAGGCGCTGATCGTCGACGCGAAGGCGGGCAACGGCCGGGTCTCGTCGGACTTCCCAATCGGTCGGGTTCGGAGCGAGTCGGGCGTGATTCCGGTTGGGTTCGACCCGCAAGCGCTGGGGATCGCCGGGGTCGAGATCCGGACAGGGAACGGGTCGATCCGAGTCGAGAAGGAGGAGGACTAA
- a CDS encoding Gfo/Idh/MocA family protein, which produces MKIGTHVLSITLGSLALVGTLGMSSPEAKGTDEPVLRAGLIGLDTSHVIAFTRVLNAEEAEGPLARVKVVAGYPGGSPDIASSRDRVEGFTTQLRDEYGVEIVDSIEELLEKVDVVFLESVDGRPHLEQARPVIAAGKPLFIDKPLAGSLADAVEIARLAEQAGVPCWSSSSLRFQPQIEAAKELEIVGTFTYGPCSLEEHHPDLFWYGVHGVEMLFALMGPGCETVSRVHTDGTDVVTGVWKDGRVGTFRGIRDGRAGYGATVFGKEKIETITVGGGYQAMLVEVCEFFLDGEPPVPLKDTVEMFAFMEAADESKRQGGAPVSVVDYLKEKETEVGVRAANRAREQKFRAQGLIP; this is translated from the coding sequence ATGAAGATTGGAACACACGTGCTGAGCATCACCCTTGGATCGCTGGCCCTGGTCGGCACTCTGGGGATGTCGAGTCCTGAGGCAAAGGGAACCGACGAGCCGGTCTTGCGGGCTGGCCTGATCGGGCTGGATACCTCGCACGTCATCGCCTTTACCCGGGTCCTGAACGCCGAGGAGGCCGAAGGCCCCCTGGCCCGCGTCAAGGTGGTGGCCGGCTATCCGGGAGGGAGCCCCGACATCGCCTCCAGCCGGGACCGGGTCGAGGGCTTCACCACGCAGCTCCGCGACGAGTACGGCGTGGAGATTGTTGATTCGATCGAGGAACTGCTGGAGAAGGTCGACGTCGTTTTCCTCGAAAGCGTCGACGGTCGTCCCCACCTGGAACAGGCTCGCCCAGTGATCGCCGCCGGCAAGCCGTTGTTCATTGACAAACCCCTGGCCGGTTCCCTGGCCGACGCGGTCGAGATTGCCAGGCTGGCCGAGCAGGCGGGCGTCCCTTGCTGGTCGTCGTCGAGCCTTCGGTTTCAGCCGCAGATCGAGGCTGCGAAGGAGCTTGAGATCGTCGGGACATTCACCTACGGACCCTGCTCGCTGGAGGAGCACCACCCCGACCTCTTCTGGTACGGCGTCCACGGCGTTGAGATGCTCTTCGCCCTGATGGGCCCCGGCTGCGAGACGGTCAGCCGGGTCCACACCGACGGGACCGACGTGGTCACTGGCGTCTGGAAGGACGGTCGGGTCGGCACCTTCCGGGGCATCCGAGACGGCCGGGCCGGCTATGGTGCCACCGTCTTCGGCAAGGAGAAGATTGAGACGATCACCGTCGGCGGCGGCTACCAGGCGATGCTGGTCGAGGTATGCGAGTTCTTCCTCGACGGCGAGCCGCCGGTCCCGCTGAAGGATACGGTCGAGATGTTCGCCTTCATGGAGGCGGCCGACGAGAGCAAGCGCCAGGGAGGCGCCCCGGTCTCGGTCGTCGACTACCTCAAGGAGAAGGAGACCGAGGTTGGAGTCAGGGCGGCCAACCGAGCCCGCGAACAGAAGTTCCGTGCCCAGGGACTGATTCCCTGA